A single window of Senegalia massiliensis DNA harbors:
- a CDS encoding dihydroorotate dehydrogenase has protein sequence MSNLNVEFGKVKFKNPVITASGTFGFGREYKEIYDIDLLGGISTKGITKEKRDGNTGMRIHETSSGIMNSVGLENPGVEGFLKNEIPFLEKLNTNIIVNIGGACESDYLYAIEKVSETNIDMIELNISCPNVKAGGMAFGIKTKDARQIVKSARKVTNLPLVVKLSPNAEDIVDIARACEEEGADGLSLVNTFKGLAIDIEKRKPIFENIYAGVSGPSIKPMALRMVNEVYKNTNIPIMGMGGIMNATDAIEFIMAGSTCIQVGTANFVNPRIAIDIIKGIDNFMEKEGIKSLDEIIGII, from the coding sequence ATGAGTAATTTAAATGTAGAGTTTGGAAAAGTTAAATTTAAAAATCCTGTAATAACAGCATCTGGTACATTTGGATTTGGACGAGAATACAAAGAAATTTATGATATAGATCTTTTAGGTGGAATATCTACAAAAGGAATCACAAAGGAAAAAAGAGATGGAAATACTGGTATGAGGATACATGAAACTTCATCTGGAATAATGAACAGTGTAGGACTTGAAAATCCAGGAGTAGAAGGATTCTTAAAAAATGAAATACCATTTCTAGAAAAATTAAATACTAATATAATAGTAAATATAGGAGGAGCATGTGAGAGTGATTATTTATATGCTATAGAAAAGGTATCAGAGACAAATATAGATATGATCGAACTAAATATATCATGTCCTAATGTAAAAGCAGGAGGTATGGCTTTTGGTATAAAAACTAAAGATGCAAGACAAATTGTAAAAAGTGCAAGAAAAGTTACAAATCTACCACTTGTAGTGAAATTATCTCCTAATGCAGAAGATATAGTGGATATTGCTAGGGCCTGTGAAGAGGAAGGTGCAGATGGACTATCTTTAGTTAATACATTTAAAGGTCTTGCTATAGATATAGAAAAAAGGAAACCAATATTTGAAAATATATATGCAGGAGTATCAGGACCATCAATAAAGCCTATGGCACTTAGAATGGTAAATGAAGTATATAAAAATACTAACATACCTATAATGGGTATGGGAGGAATAATGAATGCAACTGATGCTATCGAATTTATAATGGCAGGATCAACATGTATTCAAGTTGGCACAGCTAATTTTGTAAATCCAAGAATAGCTATAGATATTATAAAAGGTATAGATAATTTCATGGAAAAAGAGGGTATAAAATCTTTAGATGAAATAATAGGAATAATATAA
- the pyrE gene encoding orotate phosphoribosyltransferase, translating to MNNVIKLLERSSALMEGHFLLSSGKHSNRYVQCAKVLSYPEYAEMVISEVVRKISDLDIDLIVGPAMGGVIVAYEMGRQLEIPAIFTERKDGEMTLRRGFEIRNGARVMIAEDVVTTGKSTMETKKVIEELGGDVIGVASIIDRTGGKSELNIPLYGAVKIDIDTFEKENCPLCKDGSTPVKPGSRN from the coding sequence ATGAATAATGTTATAAAACTATTAGAAAGATCGAGTGCACTAATGGAAGGACATTTTTTATTATCATCAGGGAAACATAGTAATAGATACGTGCAATGTGCAAAAGTTTTAAGCTATCCAGAATATGCAGAAATGGTTATATCTGAAGTAGTAAGAAAAATATCGGATTTAGACATAGACTTAATAGTAGGCCCTGCAATGGGTGGAGTAATTGTAGCTTATGAAATGGGTAGACAATTGGAAATACCTGCTATATTTACAGAGAGAAAAGATGGAGAGATGACTCTTAGACGTGGTTTTGAAATAAGAAATGGAGCTAGAGTTATGATAGCTGAAGATGTTGTAACTACCGGAAAATCCACTATGGAAACTAAAAAAGTTATAGAAGAGTTAGGTGGAGATGTTATAGGAGTTGCATCAATTATAGACAGAACTGGTGGGAAATCAGAACTTAATATCCCATTATATGGTGCAGTAAAAATAGATATAGATACATTTGAAAAAGAAAATTGCCCATTGTGTAAAGATGGAAGTACTCCAGTAAAACCAGGTAGTAGAAATTAA
- a CDS encoding YitT family protein: MAKKILKSEWLKSSVVILLGTLIMSIGINAFIIPHNLLAGGVSGIAIILKYITGLNTGIFVLLLNIPIFIFGIKEIDRRFAFVSIVGMTSLSFFLYITEFLSETMWIEDILASTIYGGIFIGFSSGVIFKVRASTGGTDIVSVIMKKKFEIGISTILFVTNVIIVLINATISDYTLAIYTLISMFIASAVMNKIIIGLDTKKLVLIVTNNYEDLSNALMKSVNRGITFLEGEGAYSRRKQKVIYCVVSTRQLAVVKNVVTDIDEDAFMTVMDTAEIHGSGFKKPVF; the protein is encoded by the coding sequence ATGGCTAAAAAAATATTAAAATCAGAATGGCTAAAAAGCTCAGTTGTAATACTTTTAGGTACACTTATAATGTCTATTGGAATAAATGCATTTATTATTCCACATAATTTACTTGCTGGAGGAGTATCTGGTATTGCAATAATTTTAAAATATATTACAGGTTTAAATACTGGTATTTTTGTACTTCTATTAAATATACCTATATTTATATTTGGAATAAAGGAAATTGATAGACGTTTTGCATTTGTAAGTATAGTTGGAATGACCTCACTTTCATTCTTTCTATATATAACAGAATTTTTAAGTGAAACAATGTGGATAGAAGATATATTAGCATCTACAATATATGGTGGAATATTTATTGGATTTTCATCAGGGGTTATATTCAAAGTCCGAGCATCTACTGGTGGCACTGATATAGTTTCTGTAATCATGAAAAAAAAGTTTGAAATAGGTATATCTACAATTTTATTTGTAACAAATGTAATTATAGTTCTTATAAATGCTACAATAAGTGATTATACTTTAGCTATATATACTCTTATAAGCATGTTTATAGCTAGTGCTGTTATGAATAAAATAATAATAGGATTAGATACTAAAAAATTAGTATTAATAGTAACAAATAATTATGAAGATCTTTCAAATGCTCTTATGAAAAGTGTAAATAGAGGAATTACCTTTTTGGAAGGAGAAGGAGCTTACAGTAGACGTAAGCAAAAAGTAATATATTGTGTAGTTTCAACTAGACAACTTGCTGTAGTTAAAAATGTAGTAACTGATATAGATGAAGATGCTTTTATGACAGTCATGGATACAGCAGAAATTCATGGAAGTGGATTTAAAAAACCTGTATTTTAG
- a CDS encoding DUF2254 domain-containing protein, whose amino-acid sequence MVNRWILKIRSKIWFVPVIYGVISFILSIIIISIDTFLAEEIKIYIPQVLLTDFDLAQTILSSLAAAIITMMTIAFSTMMVVLSTYSSQYSPRTLQDFLNKKITLRILGVFLGTFIYLIMSLLFLKEDLENSFVLSALVGVIASIFSVAFFIFFIHHVATFMQVNKLINNISNESIYLINELDNRVINDERIRYEPLYMIENPDLSIQVLAPETGYIQLVDTSEIINLAKDLDISIEMERKIGEFVIKGNQILTAYSNKSLEDVKIITENITIGNYRSMFQDIEFGIQKIVDVALKALSPGINDPNTAILCIKKLSVILSQISMSQIHTMYYHDNKDVLRLTMKYSDFDELLYLSYYQIIYYGNGDQSILTEILESLCILVESNIKIKLKVWDFAKYVINSFKKDSLEDLDKKYINLKIEKLARLTEQNKSKLILK is encoded by the coding sequence ATGGTCAATAGGTGGATATTAAAAATTAGATCAAAAATTTGGTTTGTGCCAGTAATATATGGAGTTATTTCCTTTATATTATCTATAATAATAATATCAATTGATACTTTTCTTGCAGAAGAGATAAAAATTTATATTCCACAAGTACTATTAACTGATTTTGATTTGGCTCAAACAATACTTTCATCACTTGCTGCTGCCATTATAACTATGATGACTATAGCATTTTCTACAATGATGGTAGTACTAAGTACATATTCGTCCCAATATTCACCTAGAACATTACAAGATTTTTTAAATAAAAAGATAACTTTAAGAATATTAGGGGTATTTTTGGGTACTTTTATATATCTTATAATGTCTCTGTTATTTCTAAAAGAAGATTTAGAAAATAGCTTTGTACTTTCTGCACTTGTTGGTGTAATAGCATCTATTTTTTCTGTTGCCTTTTTTATATTTTTCATACATCATGTAGCTACGTTCATGCAAGTAAATAAACTTATAAATAATATATCTAATGAATCAATATATTTAATAAATGAACTTGATAACCGTGTTATAAATGATGAAAGAATACGATATGAACCTTTATATATGATAGAAAATCCAGACTTATCAATACAAGTTCTAGCTCCAGAAACAGGGTATATCCAACTTGTAGATACATCGGAAATTATAAACCTTGCAAAAGATCTGGATATTTCTATTGAAATGGAAAGAAAAATAGGTGAGTTTGTTATTAAAGGAAATCAAATACTTACAGCTTATAGTAATAAATCTTTAGAAGATGTCAAAATAATTACTGAAAATATCACTATAGGAAACTATAGATCTATGTTTCAAGATATTGAATTTGGAATACAAAAAATAGTAGATGTAGCGTTAAAGGCACTATCTCCTGGCATAAATGATCCTAATACAGCTATACTTTGTATAAAGAAGCTTTCAGTAATATTATCTCAAATATCAATGTCGCAAATCCATACTATGTATTATCATGATAATAAAGATGTATTGAGACTTACTATGAAATACTCTGACTTTGATGAACTATTGTATCTATCTTATTATCAAATAATATATTATGGAAATGGAGATCAATCAATACTTACAGAAATACTAGAGTCATTATGTATATTAGTTGAAAGTAATATTAAAATTAAATTAAAGGTATGGGACTTTGCCAAATATGTAATCAATAGTTTTAAGAAAGACAGCTTAGAAGATTTAGATAAAAAATACATAAATTTAAAAATAGAAAAATTAGCACGGTTAACAGAACAGAATAAGAGTAAATTAATATTAAAATAG
- a CDS encoding nicotinate phosphoribosyltransferase yields the protein MTKIDWQDKKNLTMLADFYELTMANGYLEHGLHEKIAYFDMFFRRIPDNGGFAIMAGVEQLIEYLKNLQFLEEDIDYLREKNMFSEKFLDYLRDFKFECDVWAVKEGMPIFPREPIVKVRGPVIQAQFIETMILLTINHQSLIATKANRIVRAAAGRPVLEFGSRRAQGYDGATLGARASYIGGCAGTACTIADRDYNIPATGTMAHSWVQLFETEEEAFRTYAKTYPDNCVLLVDTYDVLKSGVPNAIKVFKEEVVEKGYRPKGVRLDSGDIAYLSKAVRKMLDEAGLEDCKIVASNSLDEYIIRELLLQDAKVDSFGVGERLITSKSEPVFGGVYKLVAVEKDENIIPKIKVSANVEKITTPGAKDLYRLYDKETGKAIADLVTMEGEKVYEDRPYELFNPLYTWKRKKVYNFRAEKILTKIFDKGKCIYESPNVDNIKRFCKEQIDTLWEEVLRFEHPHKYYVDLSYDLWKIKDDLLKEYSVEKLS from the coding sequence ATGACAAAAATTGATTGGCAAGATAAAAAAAATCTAACAATGCTTGCAGATTTCTATGAACTTACTATGGCAAATGGATATTTAGAACATGGTTTACATGAAAAAATAGCATATTTTGATATGTTTTTTAGACGAATTCCAGATAATGGTGGATTTGCAATAATGGCAGGGGTAGAACAATTAATAGAATATCTTAAAAATCTACAGTTTTTAGAGGAAGATATAGACTATTTAAGAGAAAAAAATATGTTTAGTGAAAAATTTCTAGATTATCTAAGAGATTTTAAATTTGAATGTGATGTATGGGCAGTAAAAGAAGGAATGCCAATATTTCCAAGAGAGCCAATTGTAAAAGTAAGAGGACCTGTCATACAAGCTCAATTTATAGAAACTATGATACTTTTAACTATAAATCATCAAAGTTTGATTGCAACAAAAGCTAATAGAATAGTAAGGGCTGCAGCTGGGAGACCAGTACTTGAATTTGGTTCAAGAAGAGCACAAGGCTATGATGGTGCTACTTTAGGAGCAAGAGCATCATATATTGGAGGATGTGCTGGAACAGCTTGTACTATAGCTGACAGGGATTATAATATACCTGCTACAGGAACTATGGCTCATAGTTGGGTACAGTTATTTGAAACAGAAGAAGAAGCATTTAGAACTTATGCAAAGACTTATCCAGATAATTGTGTATTATTAGTTGATACTTATGACGTACTTAAATCAGGCGTACCTAATGCAATTAAAGTTTTTAAAGAAGAAGTAGTAGAAAAAGGTTATAGGCCAAAAGGAGTAAGGCTTGATAGTGGAGATATAGCATATCTTTCAAAGGCAGTTAGAAAAATGCTTGATGAAGCAGGGTTAGAAGATTGTAAAATAGTAGCATCAAATTCATTAGATGAATATATAATACGTGAATTACTGCTTCAAGATGCAAAAGTAGATTCATTTGGTGTAGGTGAAAGACTTATAACATCTAAATCTGAACCTGTATTTGGTGGTGTTTATAAACTTGTAGCTGTGGAAAAGGATGAAAATATAATACCAAAAATTAAAGTAAGTGCTAATGTTGAAAAAATTACAACACCAGGTGCTAAAGATCTTTATAGATTATATGATAAAGAAACAGGTAAAGCTATAGCAGATTTAGTTACAATGGAAGGAGAAAAGGTATATGAAGATAGACCATATGAATTATTTAATCCTTTATATACTTGGAAAAGAAAAAAAGTTTATAATTTTAGAGCAGAAAAGATACTTACAAAAATATTTGATAAAGGAAAATGTATATATGAAAGCCCTAATGTAGATAATATAAAAAGATTTTGTAAAGAACAAATAGATACTCTTTGGGAAGAAGTATTAAGGTTTGAACATCCTCATAAATATTATGTAGATTTATCATATGATTTATGGAAAATAAAAGATGACTTGCTAAAAGAATATTCAGTTGAAAAATTAAGTTAA
- a CDS encoding YtxH domain-containing protein, translating to MFFKSMIDDVLNKREKERKRAMAKGATKGLTVGAALGAVAGLLFAPKSGKETRENIKVKANETREDLMEMANEKKEDLKAKIEQTKQVVQTTTEGLKKTADETKKNLQETKEAAQETKDAIDKTQNDLDEMNKDSKNK from the coding sequence ATGTTTTTTAAATCAATGATTGATGATGTATTAAATAAGAGAGAGAAAGAAAGAAAAAGAGCTATGGCAAAAGGCGCTACTAAAGGTCTTACAGTAGGAGCAGCTTTAGGAGCAGTAGCAGGATTATTATTTGCACCTAAATCAGGTAAAGAGACAAGAGAAAATATAAAAGTTAAGGCAAATGAAACAAGAGAAGATTTAATGGAAATGGCAAATGAAAAAAAAGAAGATTTAAAAGCAAAAATAGAACAAACAAAACAAGTTGTTCAAACTACAACAGAAGGTTTGAAAAAAACTGCAGATGAAACTAAGAAAAATTTACAAGAAACAAAAGAAGCAGCACAAGAAACAAAAGATGCAATAGATAAAACTCAAAATGATTTAGATGAAATGAATAAGGATTCAAAAAACAAATAA
- a CDS encoding DUF948 domain-containing protein: protein MLYIDALISLEDLLVGLLALVGIGVGIFLILVLKNLAGVLKNVKVLVDDNRENVDDALKNLPDIMNNVNEITDDVNYALDDMSKSLPVIVRDVEGITTTARVTVEKAGQTVNTVEQGVKDTVETVKGTIYTVKDSSENATTYIKVIAKILKVIAARLK from the coding sequence GTGTTATATATCGATGCATTAATATCACTAGAAGATTTACTAGTTGGTTTATTAGCCCTTGTAGGAATAGGAGTCGGTATTTTCCTTATATTGGTACTTAAAAATTTAGCTGGAGTCTTGAAAAATGTAAAGGTACTTGTTGATGATAATCGAGAAAATGTAGATGATGCTCTTAAAAATTTACCTGATATAATGAATAATGTGAATGAAATTACTGATGATGTAAATTATGCATTAGATGATATGTCCAAATCTCTTCCTGTTATAGTTAGAGATGTTGAAGGAATTACTACTACAGCAAGAGTAACTGTAGAAAAGGCAGGACAAACTGTAAATACAGTAGAACAAGGTGTAAAAGATACAGTTGAGACAGTAAAAGGAACAATATATACAGTTAAAGATAGTAGTGAAAATGCAACCACCTACATAAAGGTTATTGCAAAAATATTAAAAGTTATTGCAGCTAGACTAAAATAA
- the dnaX gene encoding DNA polymerase III subunit gamma/tau has protein sequence MAFKALYRRFRPKTFSDVVGQDHVTKILKNQILNDNIAHAYLFSGTRGTGKTSTAKIFARAVNCTSDTDIPCNKCEVCKSILDDNIMDVVEMDAASNNSVDDIRDLKEKVKYPPSKGRYKVYIIDEVHMLSKGAFNALLKTLEEPPNHLIFILATTEVQKLPATILSRCQRYDFKRITVNQIVDTMKDILQDLNIDAEAKALQLIARNSDGAMRDALSILDQCISFADKNISYEYVLEVLGTVNNDIIFDMAENIIEKDLEASLKTVDNLISIGKDIHQFIKDLISHFRNLMVSKSSDKLNDIIDGTDETINRFKEQSQNISLNRIISIIKLLSEAEVSSKYSSQPRIILETTLMKMISVELDTSIESLLIRVNLLENKIKMGNIVVEESKLQEKREDKKKKTIQSKEILKKDIDKNKKEQVSIKETKLKEDTVHNKEINENININDIMKIWPDMLKRIKSEKISVQALLSEGNPHDIEGKTLYVLFKDGFGFHKDAVDKDDNKKYIENTLNSILNSNLNIKFMMEDEVSKKEDVVDSLTQEVIDVFGADIVEIEE, from the coding sequence ATGGCATTTAAAGCTCTTTACAGGAGATTTAGACCAAAAACATTTAGTGATGTAGTAGGTCAGGATCATGTAACTAAAATACTAAAAAATCAAATATTAAATGACAATATAGCTCATGCATATTTGTTTTCTGGAACAAGAGGCACAGGAAAAACCTCAACAGCTAAAATATTTGCAAGGGCTGTTAATTGTACCAGTGATACAGATATTCCTTGTAATAAATGTGAAGTATGTAAATCCATATTAGATGACAATATAATGGATGTAGTCGAAATGGATGCTGCTTCAAATAATAGTGTAGATGATATTCGAGATTTGAAAGAAAAAGTTAAATATCCCCCTTCTAAAGGAAGATACAAAGTATATATAATAGATGAGGTTCATATGCTTTCTAAAGGAGCATTTAATGCATTACTTAAAACACTAGAAGAGCCTCCAAATCATTTGATTTTTATACTTGCAACAACCGAAGTACAAAAACTACCTGCAACTATTCTTTCAAGATGTCAAAGGTATGATTTTAAGAGAATAACTGTGAATCAAATAGTAGATACTATGAAAGATATTTTACAAGATTTAAATATAGATGCAGAAGCAAAAGCATTACAATTAATAGCTAGAAATTCAGATGGAGCTATGAGAGATGCATTAAGTATATTAGATCAATGTATATCCTTTGCAGATAAAAATATAAGTTATGAATATGTATTAGAAGTACTTGGAACAGTAAATAATGATATAATATTTGATATGGCTGAAAATATAATTGAAAAAGATTTAGAAGCTTCCCTTAAAACTGTAGACAACTTAATTTCTATAGGTAAAGATATACATCAATTTATAAAAGATTTAATAAGTCACTTTAGAAATCTTATGGTATCTAAATCTTCAGACAAACTAAATGATATAATAGACGGTACAGATGAAACTATAAATAGATTTAAAGAACAGTCTCAAAATATAAGTTTAAATAGGATAATATCAATAATTAAATTACTATCAGAGGCTGAAGTAAGTAGTAAATATTCTTCTCAACCTAGAATAATATTAGAAACTACACTTATGAAAATGATATCAGTTGAACTTGATACTTCAATTGAATCTCTTTTAATTCGTGTAAATTTATTAGAAAATAAGATTAAAATGGGTAATATAGTAGTAGAGGAATCAAAATTACAAGAAAAAAGAGAAGATAAAAAGAAAAAAACAATACAATCAAAAGAAATTTTGAAAAAAGATATAGATAAAAATAAAAAGGAACAAGTCTCTATAAAAGAAACAAAGTTAAAAGAAGATACAGTTCATAATAAGGAAATAAATGAAAATATAAATATAAATGATATAATGAAAATATGGCCTGATATGTTAAAGCGAATAAAGTCAGAGAAAATAAGTGTTCAAGCTTTATTATCTGAAGGAAATCCTCATGATATAGAAGGGAAAACATTATATGTTTTATTTAAAGATGGATTTGGTTTTCATAAAGATGCAGTAGATAAAGATGATAATAAAAAATATATAGAGAATACATTGAATAGTATTCTAAATTCCAATCTAAATATAAAGTTTATGATGGAAGATGAAGTTTCTAAAAAAGAAGATGTAGTTGATAGCCTTACACAAGAAGTTATCGATGTGTTTGGAGCAGATATTGTAGAAATAGAAGAATAA
- a CDS encoding YbaB/EbfC family nucleoid-associated protein encodes MAKGGFKGMGNMGGMMKQVQQMQKKMQKMQAELEEKEVEASAGGGAVTVRVNGKKEVLEVNLDEDVVDPDDIEMLQDLIIAATNEAIRKAEEMVSSEMGKLTGGMNIPGLM; translated from the coding sequence ATGGCAAAAGGTGGATTTAAAGGAATGGGAAATATGGGTGGCATGATGAAACAAGTCCAACAAATGCAAAAGAAAATGCAAAAGATGCAAGCGGAATTAGAAGAAAAAGAAGTAGAAGCAAGTGCAGGCGGTGGAGCTGTTACAGTAAGAGTAAATGGTAAAAAAGAAGTATTAGAAGTAAACTTAGATGAAGATGTAGTAGATCCTGATGATATAGAAATGCTTCAAGATCTTATAATAGCAGCTACAAATGAAGCTATTAGAAAAGCAGAAGAAATGGTATCAAGTGAGATGGGTAAATTAACTGGTGGAATGAATATCCCAGGACTTATGTAA
- the recR gene encoding recombination mediator RecR: MDYFARPLSALIEEFAKLPGIGKKTAQRLAFHVLNMNNEDANSFVKSIINAKKNIKYCSNCFNLTDIDPCKICSSKKRDDSIICAVEDPKDIVAMERTRDFNGLYHVLHGSISPMEGIGPDEIKIKELLNRLKDDKVKELILATNPNIEGEATAMYIGKLVKPMGIKTTRIAHGIPVGGDLEYADEVTLAKALEGRREF, encoded by the coding sequence ATGGATTATTTTGCTAGACCACTATCAGCATTAATAGAAGAATTTGCAAAACTTCCTGGCATAGGTAAAAAAACAGCACAAAGATTAGCATTTCATGTATTAAACATGAACAATGAAGATGCTAATAGTTTTGTAAAATCCATAATAAATGCTAAAAAAAATATAAAATATTGTAGTAATTGTTTTAATCTTACAGATATAGATCCTTGTAAAATATGTTCCAGCAAGAAAAGAGATGATTCAATCATTTGTGCTGTTGAAGACCCAAAGGATATTGTAGCAATGGAGAGAACTCGTGATTTTAATGGATTATATCATGTATTACATGGGAGTATTTCACCTATGGAAGGAATAGGCCCAGATGAAATAAAAATAAAAGAATTATTAAATAGATTAAAAGATGATAAAGTAAAAGAATTGATATTAGCTACAAACCCTAATATAGAAGGTGAAGCTACAGCTATGTATATAGGAAAACTTGTAAAACCAATGGGAATAAAGACTACAAGAATAGCCCATGGAATACCAGTAGGTGGAGATTTGGAATATGCAGATGAAGTAACTCTTGCAAAAGCTCTTGAGGGAAGAAGAGAATTTTAG
- a CDS encoding sodium:dicarboxylate symporter — MDTLLLEDWNLIYIVGIIFAIGSLIVSLKISRKILFSISIVLSLFCIGLFIYSLLEIRRWEWLIIGVSTISICLGIWIGAIFGIIIRKFIYTKRDN; from the coding sequence ATGGACACATTATTGCTAGAAGATTGGAATCTTATATATATTGTAGGAATTATATTTGCTATTGGAAGTTTAATTGTATCTTTAAAAATTTCAAGAAAAATTTTATTTTCGATATCAATTGTATTGAGTTTATTCTGCATAGGGTTATTCATCTATAGTCTGCTGGAGATTAGAAGGTGGGAATGGTTAATAATAGGAGTTTCTACTATCAGTATTTGTTTAGGAATTTGGATAGGGGCTATTTTTGGAATTATTATAAGAAAGTTTATTTATACCAAAAGAGATAATTAG
- a CDS encoding GNAT family N-acetyltransferase — translation MIYRLARESDISMLSEMRWEHEYEEEGKFDTSKEDFIKACKLFLGDGLKNDTWDYWVAEENNIIISNIYINRIRKVPKPQKLFAEIGYVTNVYTKPEFRNKGVGTELLKKVKQWAINNKIELLFVWPSQKSVTFYERQGFSMNNEIMELEM, via the coding sequence GTGATATATAGATTGGCAAGAGAAAGTGACATTTCAATGCTTTCAGAAATGAGATGGGAACATGAATATGAGGAAGAAGGAAAATTCGATACTTCAAAAGAAGATTTTATTAAAGCGTGTAAATTATTTTTAGGTGATGGTCTTAAAAATGACACTTGGGATTACTGGGTTGCAGAAGAAAACAATATAATTATTTCAAATATTTACATAAATAGAATACGGAAAGTACCAAAGCCACAAAAACTATTCGCGGAAATAGGTTATGTAACAAATGTTTATACAAAGCCTGAATTTAGAAATAAAGGAGTAGGAACAGAACTTTTAAAAAAAGTAAAACAATGGGCCATAAATAATAAAATTGAATTATTATTTGTTTGGCCAAGTCAAAAATCAGTAACTTTCTATGAACGTCAAGGTTTTTCAATGAATAATGAAATAATGGAATTAGAAATGTGA
- a CDS encoding DUF6438 domain-containing protein — protein MFDYIKIERTMCYGPCPVYSVTVDKNGNVNYYGEIFVYKTGEYKWKISKKKVEQLNKLINDFGFSSFEYNPDDKFATDQPSCITTVIYINGKKKEIDHYYGHFLIDDSLTKLENKIERIIGTKKYVNQKLNGNGA, from the coding sequence ATGTTTGATTATATAAAAATAGAAAGAACAATGTGCTACGGACCTTGTCCAGTGTACAGTGTAACTGTAGATAAAAATGGTAATGTAAATTATTATGGAGAAATCTTTGTATATAAGACTGGAGAGTATAAGTGGAAAATATCAAAGAAAAAAGTAGAACAATTAAATAAATTAATTAATGATTTTGGCTTTTCATCCTTTGAATATAATCCAGATGATAAATTTGCAACAGATCAGCCTTCTTGTATTACTACAGTGATATATATCAATGGTAAAAAGAAAGAGATTGATCATTACTATGGACATTTTTTGATAGATGACAGCCTAACGAAACTTGAGAATAAGATTGAGAGAATAATTGGTACTAAAAAATATGTAAATCAAAAACTAAATGGGAATGGGGCCTAA